In the genome of Etheostoma cragini isolate CJK2018 chromosome 5, CSU_Ecrag_1.0, whole genome shotgun sequence, the window CTTTGCACCAGTTTTTGCagcaacaatttttttcttctggacttctcttaaaaaaaaaaaaaaaaaaaaaaggaaagtctaTTCAGAAACCCAGCTCTGTGGTTTAAAacgttttaacctttttattgcTGCATGATTGAAATCTGAGGCATTTTTTGTCCTTTGCCCTGTAAAGGTTTATTGTTGAGTTTTGGTTCCAAGCATTGTTCTGACATTTACCAAATCCTGGATTactgtaaaatagttttttttcaccctttatAAATGAGCTGTAATGAAAAGTTGTGTGTAGTTATTATACTAACTGGCTTATTAAATTATCAGTCGCCACCACTACTTAAATCACTGTCCGTCTCCGGTTTTAGCCAGCCCCAAAAGAAAATCACTAGCACCAAAATGCTaagaattgagaataaaaattcctctctaaatgtgtttaagagcaaAATATAAACTTGGATAGGAGAGACTGGCTGTTTGACTCTCAgggttatatatttaaataccaTTTTCCAGTTTTGTTAACTGGAGTGTATTAACTAAAGAATAATGTAATGTACATTATTCATAAAAGGCTCATTCTGGGCCAAGAATAACCCTGGAGTGGTCCTgtctggtcctggtcctgaCATGTTGATGTCCAGTTCATTGAATAGAACAACCTTTTATTCCtcgtcttttttcttttctttcagagCTCAACAAGAACCCCGTGGAGGGCTTTTCAGCCGGTCTAATAGATGACGATGATATATATAAATGGGAAGTTGTGATCATTGGTCCACAAGATACCCTTTTGTAAGTAAGAAGACATATTTGGACAATGATTTCTTTGGTTAGAAATATATACATTActaatttaaattattcaatCGATCAATTTTCATTTGTCCCTGCTCTGTTCTTTGTATTGCAGTGAAGGAGGGTTTTTCAAAGCATATCTGACCTTTCCCTATGATTATCCACTACGGCCTCCCAAGATGAAGTTCATCACTGAAATCTGGCACCCAAATGGTAAACATGTTCAGCATGTTCTCTTTGATGTTTACATCAAATCGCCATTGCCATCACTTGGTTTagacaatgacattttttttgttaagctACTTTATTAGATGATTctgaaaggttgttttttttatcaagcagTGAAGTAGTCCAGGCTTTGAGTTTAATTGTACAGAAGACATATTGGCTTCTGTAAAATTCACGATCCACTCTTTCTCCACAGTTGCAAAGAACGGCGATGTTTGCATCTCAATTCTGCATGAGCCCGGAGAAGATAAGTTTGGTTACGAGAAGCCTGAGGAACGCTGGCTTCCGATCCACACGGTAGAGACAATCATGATTAGTGTTATCTCCATGCTGGCAGACCCCAACAGCGACTCGCCAGCTAATGTGGATGCAGCAGTGAGTTACACTACTTATCCCATCCCCCTTGCACTAGAAAACCTCTTTTTATTCTTGTTATCATGGCAGTTCAAGTAAATTGAGGATGTGTCATTGAAAGAATCCAATGTTGCTCCCACAGAAAGAGTGGAGGGAGGACCCTAATGGTGAATTCAAGAGGAAGGTAGCTCGCTGTGTAAGAAAAAGTCAAGAGATGGCTTTTGATTAGGAGTCAATTGTATATTCCAGGGTAAGTCAATTCATTGTTTCAGCTACAGTAATTGTCATATGTGAAGCCTTGTTCTGGAAGTAAACGTAATAACagtggtctttttttttcagttaaaggAAATGCCTTCGGAGggaaaatgttaacaaaaggcTTTTGCACCCCTTGTTTTGCCAGTCAAAGGAATTGGCTAAGTTCAACCACGTTTCTGTGAACGGTTGTCATTTTCCGCAAAATGAGCCAATTTGAGAACCATACCAGCGAAATTAACCTGTTTCCTACCCGGAAttgtatatttaattttatttattttgaaaaatgaatgatgtaAAATATGTCACTACTGTAAATTAACTTGCTTTTTTATCTGCTGCTGAACAGTTTCTACTTTATACCAGGTTTCTTATGCAATTTAGTGGTCAAGattgtgtaaaacaaaaccCGTTACCATTAGGTCATCACTTGTCCTCCCTTCTGAATACTCACGCCCAGATTAACGTCGGCCCAACAAATCTCTGTCAATAGATGTGATTATTTTCAACACGTGTCATTGAATCACTGTTGCCTTTTGTTCGCCTCA includes:
- the LOC117944295 gene encoding ubiquitin-conjugating enzyme E2 G1-like, which codes for MTEQSALLLRKQLAELNKNPVEGFSAGLIDDDDIYKWEVVIIGPQDTLFEGGFFKAYLTFPYDYPLRPPKMKFITEIWHPNVAKNGDVCISILHEPGEDKFGYEKPEERWLPIHTVETIMISVISMLADPNSDSPANVDAAKEWREDPNGEFKRKVARCVRKSQEMAFD